One Phalacrocorax carbo chromosome 26, bPhaCar2.1, whole genome shotgun sequence genomic window, tgctcagaagatgcttctccccttctacaaacaggcagggccaccaggctcacctgctttctgtttttgttaaccctgcaggcaccactgtcagcttgaaggaggaaggattcctgtctgcgccgttacttttcaagagcctgagcacGATCCTCGCAACTGCTGctacttgtgggctgttcagtcgacgcaagaaaggtgaataaaagcttactatcggccactggttttttttttttttttgagtatttgttcACCTAGAGTTGACCCACATGTATTTGTTGTGTTGAATTAGCCgtgcaggagattctctccggtatggaaggggctgacggtgcgatttgtacaggatgtaacagggatggagagggacctactagttcctccctgctgaaaggcagcaaagcgacagtggctctatttctgtgctggcattcttcaatggcttcctttgtttcctgatgactgcttcatgatttgcctgatattcacaccgtggtatgaaaataccatggagcgcagtggaggctgcagctccagagcactgacggtgcggatccaccagcctgctgcccctaaaggaggaggtgacagcatggccggttccctggtgccagcctgagccttggtgagccagctcagctcggctggcagggaaggtgctcagcagccaagtcggtggtttcctgctgggctaatgactgaaaggagggtgtggaaggtgccgtgtgtgcaggggagggactggagctttggtgggaagggaaggggagaaagatctgcccctttcagcatcagcaagctatttactcagctcggctgctcatggagtggcaatctttttcagtttgactgtaaagcagttttgattgcgagctcttcaatgccaagaactgttcccaaccatttttaCTCCACagaacatcttgaagcttccagattgtatgggtagcctttgccccagaagctgttagtgtccaaatttcctcctttgtggtttagcagctaaatgtgaccaattcttaggttttgggaagggctgtttttcttttcagcaagacagtgctattcaggaaacctcagcctagatctaaggaaagggtaacgaggactataaagcagctttgtaaccaaatgtcatcatttgtaccttttccagtgaaggcgatgccgtgagtttacatctgttgcagttagcgttcgcagacaggaggcccttggcttcaggacaagccatgtacgaggtaagacgtgcacgtccgtgaaaggatggaaagagtccttttccctaagggagtatcagtgaagttggcagggggaatattgaccatgacaattcagagatgacttaaaaagaaagaatcttttgctgagtcttccCGGGCACGGCCTTTGcccatactttttgaaaagaagtcgtaCAATTTCATACCGCCGTGTCGTGTGTTCCAGCCAGGGCCGCCTGCAAAGAGCCCGTctaaattcagttcctgaagaggcagcagcttttacaaataaaatgattcttcatttaaacaccaagtgaatggcctgtaggaagagaagacagggctttgagtagctctgtttaaccaaactgcagagttgaataaggttctgtctgtctcccttccttaaaacacgggcgtacagctttattctgttccggtcttcaggtttaaatccttgttttccctttgagctctgtcagcaggacttcacatgacgctcacctgcagggtctcttcggtgctggtcctgaaacttagtagctctaaagagaactctttctactttttggctgcgttacctacgaactctgctcttgaagccagcaaaatacgcaaatacagtaaagagtggtctgatttggtcaaaaaagtatatgtaaattttgagaagtggctccaaagaggttgtgtttaaaatagagatgaactagccttacctctctgttatctaacagataGAAGACGCGTTTTTAGAACGTatcattttattcagtgttacgcctgaaacccttgcaaaatcttttggatgggaaagtaatcttaattcagagcatgtctttcctgttgaggtgcggtaggagaggatctgtgctctacagccttgatatttattagtagtatttcctagaatggttaagagaaagcttgcctgttctcagagtaggtgagttacatgtaacatatcaggtcatacgagaatggattgtctcatgccagttccttctagagctctgaaactttaggaaacttgggtagaatgaggtacaagcaatttttttattttctggtaggtttttggagatttttagctgcttagcttttggttttgtttggttggtttttaactgtagagctgctctttgtccacaatccacacacCCATGTGTTGTAGGGTAGATCATTTGACCaactgctgtatttggaaagacagtatttcagtcaatgcttgcttagcaaatggtggtctcagaggttccacacaatcctgctggagtttctgtaggtctcaaagtagttggctgactctgtaggaattcgtgcccctaaacgccttgcccacgtgcatgccatgtccgccgggttgttttgctgttggctgcacttggtgaaggcagggaggcataTTTCACCCATCAGTCCCTGAGGAGgcgagaggaggagctggcaggagctgacgtggtttgagagaagagtGTGACTCAGGAAGACgttctcatggctactcccgagggatgggctttcactctagcggtgtgtgcctatagataatgcctcgcaagagagctttggctgctggaaggccacgactcctctaacttcatcagttctgtgatcaagtcatggagcaaagtgctttgcatgcctatgtatggcattatttcagatctccctttctagataaatacgtaggtttgtgaagaaaccgggacggtgcaaggaattctgcaaaacacatttagaaccagtaatgcgagggaaatgctccgttctgaaaatgtgcaaagcttttacggccaaacttacccgttacggtttgacactcagttctcttgcttgtcagctgtagtttctctttgccatcagattaagcgcctgggagagatacagtacaatatgcaggttctattagacatggacattctttcctactgaggtataatgtctgcttttctctcagaatgacctttctctcgcctgtgattttttccgcagggtttggcatcctgtgttgaaaagtacagtttggatctgacgggtggagcctttcccttgagagggcagggcagcaaggccaaactactcagctgtcaggctgtagaaatctttcccaactgcattgacagagaaggcagcgttgatgaaggtttgttcctgatgcccgtctttggttgttctaaactaaatggttttggcatccaagcagtgaatgctgttccatacccacagcctgaaagtcttcagtatctgtatagactaacttcttgggcttatttcaaaggaaaaactgggtgcttaggttctgtgggacttgttaaaataaaccctagttttcccttcaatgcttgctgacatgctgtagcgatgtatggtggggtcacctctataacacctgtcagtcattttattcctccagctctcgtctttgaacagtaggatcatcccctccattgcttaggaatgttccctcaactttcttttttcccctcttccaacctatgcctgcacctgcatccagctggcggccggtcacgagtgctgttccccagggctcggtcctggggccagatctgtttgataccttccccaagcacctggatgagccggcagtgtgcccgcgtggccaggaaggccaccagcatcctggcttgtatgagagatagtgtggccagcaggagtagggcagtgatcgtccccccctactcggcggtggggaggctgcacctcgaatcctgtgttcagttttgggcccctcactacgagaaagatactgaggtgctgagtgtgtccaaagaagggcagcgaagctggtgaagggtctagagcacaaggtttagttgggatcttagggaaaatttcttcacagaaagggttgcgaagcagtggaacaggctgcccagggaagtggtggcgtcaccatccctggagggagttaaaagacgtgcagacgtggcgctttgggacagggtttagtggtgggcttggcagtatgaggtttacagttgggctcgatgatcttaagggccttttccaacctaaatgattctacgagtctatgatctgcctgtgcactttgccctctctgtgtctaataggttcctacacctacaagctcttaaagcaatagcttctggcttcccttgtccggatcgacagttaaaactcctctggtgtctttcattcccttgcaataatgagatgtgcatctctgggtttgcacatccagtgatgctctgagcacatctctgagccggctgcagtgataactttcacagccttttgtttgggtgtgtgaatgcccttccctctcttcttactggccttaacttatgtctgctgttacaaagacgACACTGGCGtgactttctaggctatttgtgtttattagctttgtcttagtcctgaagaggcagcttccacctcttttggggtgccaccctctaacaacagcgtgtcaaaatctaatgaaaacccctttggattttctccacctgtgtcatgattctgaggagagggccttctaaaaccttgtcaaaaacaaccaacaggcgcacccaccaaaaaacccaaaccaaaaccaacaaaaaaggccctttcggtccccttttcatgaagcctgaggcatggaaaaatgcttgtcatttttctgatggctcctcattagcttttatccagaaactattcaagttgtaggcccacatgagcttctgttggattgggttgaggttagaaatgcagctggcttctgatttatgaaactaattgacatcttcaaaggcagtttcagcggctcacacaagtgaaagggcacagaagCTCACGATGACACACAGTAAAGCGTGggaggctccctgagcagccctgatgaactcagcagagaacagagacccattttgccaaacgacctgtctcctggttccctgctctgtcagggtaaaggatgcaccccccactttgctcacatctggagaatgccttctccccagagacgacagaccatgccacttcttgagagaacccgagtgtaacatggtcaatgtttgatgttaaactctttgttccaacctcctgtttgttggggttgggttttggtgtttgttttgtgtgataattgtgttctttcattctgactgtgctggaaaggagctattcgtAACACCCGTAATCGAGTCgaatctggaaattaataatgccagctgagtgatcaagtgtatacgacaagaatttgtatgctttctaaaagcagcaatgtatgttttcctagggtggtgggttgttttttggtttttgtttttttctaaccatcttgATGCACTCTTACTGTATGGGAAACTTGATTACCTGACGattgtgtattgggtttgtctTAGGACGGATACAGGTTGAACTCGCAAAGGggggcagcatgactgaaacctatcacagaggtgatgctatggtgtacatttttaaaattcttcttagtcaagtgttgcgtttcatgagtgacgtaacagaatgaagccaaaatagaaagtgatgttttgaaaatgtcagatagattgtattttctcccaataagaaacaatgtcttgtcttttccagtcatatctCCTGACATCAGTGTCTCcgtcttcagctggcaagtgaacacacgcggccagggaaaaccatctacttatttgggtgtatttgacttGGACTGCTGGTATCAGGCTCAAATGCCAGGCTCACTAAGGcaggtttttatgaagctggtttcagtatccctccccataattcactggaaagtcggcgtttagcttctgcgcttgttttctttcaggccagaagaatcccttcaggactgcccctattttgcactgtggtcactggacgctgtgacaagcacgactgctccaaacccccttctggatgttgtggtgcaggagcgcagcctaagctggagagttcctccttcttacccacaacctgagctgtgttttcacccaagcacctataattttggtaggtattacacggctttgagtagtgataagcttaaaccaagctcaaatgccatttattggttctcctgttcactgtttgtcacgcaaaaacccaaccaaaccgaaacaccccaacccccacccacccaactgtgatgacgttgtactgaccaagtgtgtgctgttgtgacacctgcctgacaggcggctgggcctgggggttgggtgcttctgtaacgcagcccgtgaggtggtgctggtgatcagatgaaatgactctgggctgaagctcaaagcgcagcacctcgatagccccggaggtaaaatttctacactcagccattatttttctaaaaaaggctgtaagtgatgtcatgaggaaaacgggtactcagttgtacctttccagaggttgctgtgacaaaaatgtaaactggtgctaccatcacggtgagagtatggaatgttgtccaacgttcgttgtctctgcagatggcacgtgcctgctgagctctggagttgttcatgtgacgtgcagcggcttccagaaggaggtgagcttttactgtgtctttatggagaatgtcaagagatggagctttcctaagctttccatggcgctgctttcggtgtcagggaccatttaatgctcctcctgcccatccacacgcgtaactgcaattgtaccctaccagttttatcaaatgtaatgtttgaggtcccctcttgggagtgtaaacccaccgttgcctcccgttgaagcacgatcagggcctgaatgtctagaaaggaagagagcgctgctctaggagcaggaagagaaagtcggggaaagctgttccttctctctcatcaatgagtgcaactgcctgcgTGGTCCTGAGTTCGGGTTTTGATCCCTGATTACCTtggaaaagaggacagaacggagaaaaggaagcatcgttccctcagaacaaccttcaggcagaggagcacttggtaggaaggggagagcagtctttccctgccctcatcttcctctctaccGGATTCCTCTCCAGATCTGTGGGGGTGCGTTGGGGCAAAGAGCccttgtgcacagtgtggtagcTAACATGACCGTCTTGgcaggttggcctggcccataggctgtttcttttgcaagcctgatgtaggctcttccattcagattgggtgatctgatgtcagctccacgttggaaataattgggaaatgcagaaatttgtcataccctttgctgaattgagactagatcattcagaggcttgttagggatttcagcaggaattgcttgtgaatgtgaATGAAAGACAAATCTCAGAATTAGGGACAAgaagcttggtttggggttttgtttgccaccgTAAGTCGTACTcggtgtgtttccttgtctgagattggttttcagaaaaagatggaaatctgatgtgtgtattcgaacgtgtagaaatggctttgaatgtgatgattttgtttagaagggaaagatacttgtgaatgtgcttaaaaagccaaagaaagaagcaaacaaaaagcaaaagccctaaaaaggaaaatttgatgagggctcagtcttgggcccctcgggacaagaaggacatagagttgccggtgcgtgtccaaagaagggcaacaaagctggggaagggtctggagaacaggtctcatgaggagaggttgagggacctggggttgtttggcctggaggagaggaggctgaggggagaccttatcgctccctgcagctgcctgacaggaggctgttgtgaggtgggggttggtctcttctcccaggtcactagcgatagaacgagaggaaagggcttcaagctgcatcaggggaggtttaggttggatattagggaaaatgccttcactgcaagagtggtcaggccttggaagaggctgcccagagaggtgggggactcaccatccctggaggtattgaaaagacatgtagacgtggcacttgagggcctgatttaggagacatggtagtgttgggttgacagttgcactcattgatcctggagggcttttccaaccttaaggattctatgattctatgtttctatgttcatttcacctggaagaagtaccagaacaccagctgcactaagctgctccttaacagtgcacgtctgtgcctgcctgtgctttgcccttctgaaggatcgCCACGGCAttagaacacagtgtttgaagtGCCTAAACCTGAAACCTATTAGAAcatcaatgtttcacttcttttctgtcatcttgggaaatgacaacttaatgtttggggtgtcgtaactccttcatgtcttcatagcctggaaagctgcttgatcttggcttcgctgcttccatgcaaacgttgcagagttctgtttgttctgtccccttcgcgcattcctgatggcaaacttctctgcaccccatgtGCCGTGGGTATAagcagggcacgttgctgggaaTAGTTAATTGGAACGCAGTATATTGAGAGGATaatgcagaggcatgcaaataaagattagaattagcctttgggaagttgacgtgtcaggggaaaaattccatgtgctcctcacagcaacaagcagcccagcctgtgatgcctgagtgagtgtagggttagaaacaagcacttactgttggTGGTTTGGATGTTGACAGCAGGTGGGATTCTCCTTTGATTTCGCCTGTTACTTTTAGGAGGAGCAGTTAGAGGcggtcttgtcagctgctgcccagacaggttctgtagggcttctgactggctgcattaagctttggacatctaaaggtaagacttgttatgtggtttttatgttgcatggtttcttcgtttggaattcttgattcatttcttttttgttctctctttttaaagagcagccaagttccgctgctaatttacagtttgccCTTGACTGGACGTGGAGCAGAGTGATCTATACAAAAGACGAATTTGATGACATATGTGAGTActagtgcagccatgctgcaaacctagaGTCAGTCTTTCCAGCTGAGCTcattcagtgatctgctggtagatggtcttgcccgcagatctggaagtgcactttgaaactctgcaatggctctgtaggctaacgatttcatacctgttcttgaaaaggtgttgcgctgtttgacggctcctgcagctccactgacccgcagaggttacaggctctgcagcaccgccagttgcttttgagcaacctcagcacagtcttgaactgttttctaacagaggcacaagagctcgccggagaaggtttgtcacagtatttctaactctctggtatgtcttatgaagatttggaacgatgctggggctgtaattgtggaaagaggagcttctgttggttttgctgattggcagaaagtcagatgtagcggggagaaggggcttaaatgggaggggttggggctgccactTACCGCGCGTTGAGCTCAGGGCAAGAGTTtgttggggagctggtgcgagtgggtggggaggctgcggtcagcaaggagctgtgcaagcacccggcttgaaattacagcaacgggatgtggcactgtgacaaataCTCCCTTTGATTGTCAGCTAACGAGTCAGTGCAATGAGGGGAGCTttataaaaaccaaaagaaattgcacaccaacagtcctcttaagcttcttctcatgttttgcagacttgacaaataagctggCGGTGACCAGCCTCGCAGCTGTGTATGCACGagtggtcctctggttctgtgggtcccgcctcctgcccgagggctcaggtaagcctaaactgtcacgcgtctgtagcagtcagtgcttcctatgaacacctgcttccccatggttttgtcaAGGCTTCATCAATACCAAGTCGTGCccgttcagtgacagcagatgctgaagttctgctgctgaaattgagatttcactgttttttcaactgcgtcgtgtagaatgatggaagcagtttctttccggggtgtttctcagaaacagcactaagcctctgagggagggagttgctcgtgcccacagcttgaaatccttgggattgtaaacaagtaactcctaaagcaccaacacgggaatgcttgattttacagtaaaagcctgacgtgcgtgttttgaactttttagggattgtttgaggaaaaaatacaccttggaaatagttcatcatTTGGATGGGTTATAAATCCTATTGTCAGCCTTAACTGTCTTACGCATGTTCACatgacatgtttaaaaacccattccctttgagaactgggtttttttttagagtgaacttcagctgacactacatgttctggatgctacatcacctgtaagcttgaaatggcacttaggacaaggaggaattgactcctgtgtcgtaggtctcttttagcaaaggcagaaggaggctgggcttctttcaaagtcggaggctggcctgtgcttttgatgcttagcttgtgtgttcttctgtctttttagtcaaaaactgtaggttgaaaatgtgatatgacttctttaacttacttcttatttattgcctgtaggtTACGAGATGcgtttctctagacctttctacaattatcctctgattcggagctactacgctggtcatcgacagcaactggagcgtttatcaaggtaggacgtgcaggaaagctctagagcagttccactgcaaattcagaagcggcagcgagtggcttttccatcagcagctgtatttgctacgcttcatgcatttgctggcaacactcttgactggagtgatgcgtgtgtcctgctgaacagagaggttcctttcccgtgttgaaatgttgatatatacCTCTGCTTAGTGCCCTTTGTTGGTATCATCATTGTTTTGAGGCGCACGTAATTCATtggcaattctgtgtcatttgttacCACTGGGAAAGGTCgtgtggtgaggacaggatcagtcacggccaggtcagcaaggcacggcctttgcagagcaattgttctgggcacagaagaaagcgcgttttaggaaaaaaaaaaaaaaaaacaacaacaaaaaaacaaagcaaaaataatctctctcaatgaccagtgatagatggcgataaggggattggcccaaatctcccactcccaagcaccgcggtgtcgttgaaggagatgggcagagtcacatgcagctggcacggccagcgctctcctggcgactggataaaagccccttcctcacgggagctccctttcctgggctggctcacgagcataatggtgatgtgccttgggttaggtgagaacagatttttctttggcaactgttcTGTAACCTAAAGAAAGCCCTCAAGTAGCCGTGGCTGTGGCAGCGtgagcaaggtgcagcaggaggagtccaggtggaagctgctctatgtcaggcgctggctttcaagctcctcttcctgcgcgtccttctcaggtaactctcgtacaggctcacgggctccttagaagcaccacctccagcgtgctgcttctgctcgtcctcctcgggaaatgaaaggctggcgtcgcagcccgcaggagcctgcgatgggcttctgaggaatgcagtgtttcacaggccagccctccgtcactgtgatggcacgtgcagaggcgcaaacgtgctgcttcaggggataccagaattcagctgcgggctcagctttctgaccgtgactgtttttcagtaacagaagcgaggtgctgagaccaaagcctgacattgcCGTGCTGGGGTCTCACCGCTGTGCGTGGGAACGCTCCCGCTGGGGGCGTGAGGTTTGGGGTAGCTTTGCTCACACTGCCCTTGTATTACAAGGAAtgcggcacaaaagaaaaactgaaaactaaaaggtcgctgcaactttccccttaataagggagctttttggattcctatttggagctcctttaataattcactaggatctaatgagcacctttcacctgactccgaaatttctttccagtctattTCAAGTCACGATCGtgcctttgtctgtttgttcctttcttggagtcgtgggagctttagctggttttgttttggctggaggaaatctgtgacaccgagaggccgcaattagtgttttcctctgtcaaatcctcgctacgttttgttccagaggcaaacgggactctgactgcctgatgatcgatgggatggtttcccagttgGGAGACCGAGTTGAGAAGTTGTGGCAGAGAGATGAAGGAGGAACGgggaaatacccacctcctagcttacaggtgagtgttgtgttccctgaaaacaaccaccaccaccaccacaaaccccagccccagcccagccctcccccaaagccaatgatttctcaaagagaggacttttaaaaagcttctaccttttcattccaggcactgctggagctctatttgctagaaggcgttgaagaaagccacaaacatgcaatcgtatcccttggagttatttctgtcacacctccagtatacgcgcatcaggggtctgaaatgtctgtcacctacgcgttcgatgcattttctaatttgtgcttcaaacaCACTGCGGATGAACACGTGTAGTTAAGAATTAAGTCgcagacagaagcattgttggatttctttgtactgtggattgtttaggaatgtttaaaatgttttgttgcaaagtcttttctgatgtgagaaaacaggtttactaagcaatgttaaaggtagaaagctcccctagattgtctcaaaatgtaaactgtttttcatttttgaagcacccacagctgtagcaaacagctgcttcctcgagcgatgcactagaatgtgctgcttcagagcaaaaggatttctgacagcGGTTTACCAGGacctgatgttgctgaaatcatccattttccagcacagctaagagggcttgcttttgtgctgttacaagtgcgggcacacagaataatagagagagagaagggaaaagtcattgggcagaaactgaacttttaagctgccgaaatacactgtgttgctttggctgtgtgttgcctgacccgagaggggagcctagagagcaggggctttaaagctgttgcaccccggagctctctgatgagaacagaccccccaaaacagctgtcagaaagagagagtgacACTGCCGATGAGTGATccacatactggtttaaatccagttttaatcatccagagctaagctgtgctgtaaggacaccctaatttcagttgttttatatacgctggaaaggagggaagaaaccagctgtagaatttgtttgctttaataatcaagcattggccgttctcgtgttttgaatgtccagctggtggctccagtgactaaagagggagcctgtgtttccaacagaactgtttaaatatcgaaaggcaacctttctgaatgccttagagaaatcagagagtctgtctttctggttatttattcagaatgcaattttgttgttagggcctgactatcttcaggttgcaacagcatgaaatggcaagactaatacatgagtattttctgcgtcctaccactatgatattcttatttccttttattatatATTCCTATTATATTAATCATAGgaataatattatttcatgtgataaattgttggtcttgcaaattTATTAGCCTTAATTCGATActtgatatcagacaatttacttgctgctagacatc contains:
- the LOC135317442 gene encoding protein ELYS-like, with the translated sequence MQDLVAQVTSSLLQFPEVTIQALGEDELTRGSVLRGRFSRGRDGLAWLACGPQLEVVSAVTGERLSAHRFSGAREQPPTIRVVKEVSWQTGTGLLVGLREAEGSVLCLYDLGTSSVVTAVFLPGRVTAVEPITNPGGASVRPWHLHRALQGFCGVAAVATDVGHLLVVDLGLDDLSCSQRENEPSGLTVVTRAAAGVSQGRATVSRAGRHLCLQLQCPSGTAISTLCYISRSNQLAVGFSDGSLSLWNMKTLQREHHCQLEGGRIPVCAVTFQEPEHDPRNCCYLWAVQSTQESEGDAVSLHLLQLAFADRRPLASGQAMYEGLASCVEKYSLDLTGGAFPLRGQGSKAKLLSCQAVEIFPNCIDREGSVDEVISPDISVSVFSWQVNTRGQGKPSTYLGVFDLDCWYQAQMPGSLRPEESLQDCPYFALWSLDAVTSTTAPNPLLDVVVQERSLSWRVPPSYPQPELCFHPSTYNFDGTCLLSSGVVHVTCSGFQEEQLEAVLSAAAQTGSVGLLTGCIKLWTSKEQPSSAANLQFALDWTWSRVIYTKDEFDDICVALFDGSCSSTDPQRLQALQHRQLLLSNLSTVLNCFLTEAQELAGEGLSHFFSCFADLTNKLAVTSLAAVYARVVLWFCGSRLLPEGSGYEMRFSRPFYNYPLIRSYYAGHRQQLERLSRGKRDSDCLMIDGMVSQLGDRVEKLWQRDEGGTGKYPPPSLQALLELYLLEGVEESHKHAITIYLLLDIIHSFPNKTEPSVDSFAAAFAIPSGLVKLIRGFWLLDHKDYDSSLALFVEPTATKPVSWQNVRILQSLMCQGEHGRALRYTQVMKLSASSCSEVRLFLTVLLSNRCMAEAWALLQEHTTQLKEEELLKDMYDICREMGLVGDFLRLPFTDSEQKRLEKFLRTHEILLARHLQRANCTAAPQLNRAMNIHLMNDCAPRWRQRAVARHSLSAQHGKTLPRGQRQLAVERAKPYHLP